One genomic region from Phycodurus eques isolate BA_2022a chromosome 16, UOR_Pequ_1.1, whole genome shotgun sequence encodes:
- the LOC133415121 gene encoding dexamethasone-induced Ras-related protein 1-like — protein MIKKMTPSEIELNIPAKNCRRMVILGSTKVGKTAIISRFLNARVDEQYTPTIEDFHRKFYSIRGSVYQLDILDTSGNHPFPAMRRLSILTGDVFILVFSLDNRDSFQEVQRLKRQIYETKSCLRNKTKESADVPLVICGNKCDRESQRQVRDEEIEQLLRGDEERRCAYFEISAKKNTNVDRMFQTLFATAKLPDEMSPDRHCKVSLQSCELLHRKSFRAKKCKDAYGIVAPFARRPSVHSDLMYIKEKAVGGGQAKEKACVIC, from the exons ATGATCAAGAAGATGACACCCTCCGAGATCGAGTTGAACATCCCGGCCAAGAACTGCCGCAGGATGGTCATCCTGGGCTCCACCAAAGTGGGCAAGACGGCCATCATCTCGCGTTTTTTGAACGCGCGGGTGGACGAGCAGTACACGCCGACGATAGAGGACTTCCACAGGAAGTTCTACAGCATCCGAGGGAGCGTTTACCAGCTGGACATTTTGGACACGTCCGGGAACCATCCTTTCCCAGCCATGAGGAGGCTCTCCATCCTGACAG GCGACGTGTTCATTTTGGTGTTCAGCCTGGACAACAGAGACTCCTTCCAGGAGGTGCAGCGCCTCAAGCGGCAGATCTACGAGACCAAGTCGTGCCTGAGAAACAAGACCAAGGAGAGCGCCGACGTGCCGCTCGTCATCTGCGGCAACAAGTGCGACCGCGAGTCCCAGCGCCAGGTGCGGGACGAGGAGATCGAGCAGCTGCTGCGCGGCGACGAGGAGCGCCGCTGCGCCTACTTCGAGATCTCGGCCAAGAAGAACACCAACGTGGACCGCATGTTCCAGACGCTGTTCGCCACGGCCAAGCTGCCGGACGAGATGAGCCCCGACCGGCACTGCAAGGTGTCGCTGCAGTCGTGCGAGCTGCTGCACCGCAAGTCCTTCCGCGCCAAGAAGTGCAAGGACGCCTACGGCATCGTGGCGCCGTTCGCGCGAAGGCCCAGCGTCCACAGCGACTTGATGTACATCAAGGAGAAGGCCGTGGGAGGAGGTCAGGCGAAGGAGAAAGCTTGCGTCATATGCTGA
- the med9 gene encoding mediator of RNA polymerase II transcription subunit 9 isoform X1, whose product MMLSACEGSSQEAHLVHDAIDLRRESGKLAMMAVPQPKQAKEGEDCSLLPLVHDIIKCMDKESQDVHQELSKLKAKIQEAREQISVMPGIESSPAEQQQQLATLREQVRTKNQLLQKYKSLCMFDVPKAS is encoded by the exons ATGATGCTGTCTGCCTGTGAGGGGTCGAGTCAG GAGGCGCATTTAGTGCATGACGCAATCGATCTGCGACGAGAAAGCGGGAAGCTAGCAATGATGGCGGTGCCGCAACCCAAGCAGGCGAAAGAGGGCGAAGATTGCTCTCTGCTGCCTTTGGTTCACGATATTATCAAGTG CATGGACAAGGAGAGCCAGGACGTCCACCAGGAGCTGAGTAAGCTGAAGGCGAAGATCCAGGAGGCCCGGGAACAGATCTCCGTCATGCCGGGTATTGAGAGCAGCCCCGCcgagcaacagcagcagctggCGACGCTGCGGGAGCAGGTCCGCACCAAGAACCAGTTGCTGCAGAAATACAAAAGCTTGTGCATGTTCGACGTGCCCAAAGCGTCTTGA
- the med9 gene encoding mediator of RNA polymerase II transcription subunit 9 isoform X2, with the protein MMAVPQPKQAKEGEDCSLLPLVHDIIKCMDKESQDVHQELSKLKAKIQEAREQISVMPGIESSPAEQQQQLATLREQVRTKNQLLQKYKSLCMFDVPKAS; encoded by the exons ATGATGGCGGTGCCGCAACCCAAGCAGGCGAAAGAGGGCGAAGATTGCTCTCTGCTGCCTTTGGTTCACGATATTATCAAGTG CATGGACAAGGAGAGCCAGGACGTCCACCAGGAGCTGAGTAAGCTGAAGGCGAAGATCCAGGAGGCCCGGGAACAGATCTCCGTCATGCCGGGTATTGAGAGCAGCCCCGCcgagcaacagcagcagctggCGACGCTGCGGGAGCAGGTCCGCACCAAGAACCAGTTGCTGCAGAAATACAAAAGCTTGTGCATGTTCGACGTGCCCAAAGCGTCTTGA